A region of the Littorina saxatilis isolate snail1 linkage group LG12, US_GU_Lsax_2.0, whole genome shotgun sequence genome:
CCTGAGGATTATTTGAATGCTGGACCAGACACCTCATCATCAAAATCGTGAATTCTTTGAAGCATTAGAGTTCAGAACACATGTACAGGTTCTAAGTGTCAAAGAGACAGACACCGTGTAAATTCTCCTACACCATCACGATGGAAATGGAAGCAGACACAGGCCTTGACCATTTTGAAATAGAAATTACAGACACCCCAGACATTGAAATTCAGTGTTCTGATAACACACCTGAAGATTCAGAGAATATTGGAAATCAAGTTCAGTCTTTAGTGAGTGGAGCGAGCAGTGCGCATGAGGCTGATTTCCTGAGGGCCTCCTTGTCCGATGTCGTGCTGACTCAGTCGCTGCAGTTTACGGAAAAAAGCATTGACTTCGAGGATGGAAGTATAAAGAACTCCAGCGCACAATTTGTCGAGTCCTTTGACAGTATTGTTCGTGCAAAGAAGGCGGATCCCGATGTTTTCTTGGCATTTGAAAATAATGATGCAGCACCAAAAGATGAGGTAAAGTGAAATAGACCACTCAGCTTGAAATGGGAAAACTTGTAAAAGAAACCTATTCAGGAAGTTTGTAAAAATTGTCGTCTGTGATCATGAACTGTGAACAACTTCTGACGCTACTTTCCAAAAAGTGTTGCTAAGTCTATTGAGAACTGCATTTCTGTCAGTAGCATTACAAATTTCAAGTTTTGAGATGAAAATTGTCTtttatgtcgtgccgaattcacggaattgccgaattcgcggaatcggcaaaacgctgcccattacatGAAATCGGCAGcattttgccgaaaatgcggaaaggcctctaaaatttgcccattttgcaaaagcgacagccagtctgttactttttgtgtcaccagaacattgcattaacattgttttacctccctactatgttttTTATGGTCTATGTTGATCTGTGTCGAGCATGactccggaaatgcacgaaaactacattttttgcaataacttgccataacttatccAGGGTttgtacaggtcatggaaaacctggaaagtcatggaatttgatttttaattttccaggcctggaaagtcatggaatttcaattcaagccatggaaagtcatggaatttaacaaaaataagaaagaaaaaaaaattgacctttagcacgccagcggcgatttttgtatacacacacacccctttcaGAAAGGCAACATaggctcagagagagagagagagagagagagagagagagagagagagagagagagagagagagagagagagagagagagagagagcactttTAGACACAAATATGTAtttacaaagagaaagaaatagtGACAAAGTGATAGAgaccacacgtacacacacacacacatgtgcatgcACCACTCATGCCAACAAAGTgacaaaacacacatgtatgcacacagacagacaaacacactaaaacacccttatacacacacaaacacacacacacacatggtgcACACAAACATGTATGCAAACACATACAAGCCATGCGCGCGAGAGAAAGTCATAAGAGAGAGGATGACGTCACGTTgcattgacgtcaaaacatCTTGACATAGTGAGCATATTGCCGTAGTCTCAGAAATTCTACCCCAACAAAAGCGGCTCTGGGTAGCGATGGATTAAAAATCGAAGAATTGGTCGGCACCCACCATATTTTAGTTAGTATGTTCCTAATTTTttgtgaacttccatctccaactgtagcctcAGTTAGGTCActaagaatccttctttatcatgtattatcggcatAAACcgttctcaagtcgattacagtatagcgttcgtgggtTTCATTGTTATCTTACCAAATTCTGAAGCAGGGGAGGTGGGTTCACTGTTCTGTTaggtcaactttttttttctattacaaaaaaaccaaacaaaaaaacaattagGGTTTGTAAAATTGTAGGTCAGTAATTTTGtacttttttaaaatttgttaaATACATGTAATTTAAAGATTTGTTTGGTCTACAGAGACTAGTGTCCTGTACATGTAGGGGATGGATAGCTTCCCTTCTGAAGTCTGtttggagggggtgggggggggggggtgctactGCTAGTGTTTGGAGGTCTGTCTAGGCACTGAAaactgtgtgttttttttatacgcTTTATATGAGTATGCAGTGGATAGCACTAGTATTTTCTTAAAAGcaggctttgtttgtttgttattgttttgcttATTTGTTGTTGCTCATTTGTTGCTCAGTATGTTTTTTGTCACAATCTTGTTCAGTATTGTGTGTCATTTATTTTGGTTATTCCTTATTGCTCATTTGTTGATCAGTATGTTTTTTGTCACAATATTGTTCGGTATTGTGTGTCATTTATTTGCTGTTATCTTTGTTGCAAGCTTTTTCCCCCGTTTCTTTCAGACTCCAGAGGTCTGCACTGATTCAGGCATTGGGCTCACTGAGCCAGAATCCAGTGAAGCTGCCACCTTCTCCCCATTCTCTTCTTCAAACGAGAAACCACAGGATGATATTGCTGACTTTGAAGATGCAATGGACCCTTCATTGCTGACTTCAACTCTCAAGGCAGAGGAAGAGGACTCTGATGATGAATTTGGCTTTGATTTGCCAGGCTCAAAATCAGACAACGGGAAAAGTGTCATTTTCTCTGGAGGAGATAATAACATTCGGGAGAATGAGGCCACAAAGCCTGAAGAGAGTATTAAAGAAGCGGATAAAACTGAAGTGACTGAATCGCCGGGACAGACTGGTACTTCTGTTGCTGCTGCACCTGTGCTTAATGTGGATAAAATTATCAGTGCACAGCCAGTCACTGCTGAAGCAAAGATTGAAGCTGCTCCTCCCCAGCCTGATGTTATTAAAGTAGATGAGGTAAGTTTGTGATTACTTCTATTTGCAGTTGAAATACATAGAGATTCATACATGAATGATTCGGGGAAAATCCCCTGAGAACAGTACAACTTCATCTGTCCTGTTGGGTGTAGCTTCAATAGTACAATTAAGTTATACAGACCTCTATCTCTtagtctctgtatgtctctctctctccctcttgtgTTTGATCATTCACTTTGTTAAGAAAACATACTGAATTGTGTAAACCTGATTATCATCTCTTTTTCTGTTACGTACCAAGAGTATCATAACATTTTAGCTTTGGCATTCTCTCATTTGTAAAAATCTCTTTTATTAGGATGAACGTGAGCagcaagacagaagtcacatCATCACAAGTTCAGCTGCTGACTGGGACAATGTGGAAACAGTTGAAGCAGGTACAgatgtgtctttttttttaagcagGTATAGATGTGTCAGTAAAACAGGTATAGATCTATGTagacaggcgcagtggcgtggtggtaagacatcgggaGGTCGTGATTTCGAattccggtcgctgccgcctggtggggatttttccgatttcccaggtcaacttatatgcagacctgctagtgacttaacctcctttaattgtgtgtacacgcaagcacaagaccaagccgcaagcgcgcacggaaaagatcctgtaatccatgtcagagttcagtgggttatggaaacacgaaaatacccagcatgcctactcaacgaaagcggagtgaagctgactatgctctcagagtatagtttggggaacccaaatgggcaaacgagctcacacgtaaccagaaaattctggaacgctaaAGAAGATCTATGTGTCTTTCCCTGAAATGAACATATTGTTTACTGTTACTGGAACATAAAAGAACTCTTTTATGCTGCTGCTCAACTTGGTGCATTGTTTTCAGATAATGTAATGGTGTAATGTTCATGAGTCTTATCTGAAATTATCATTTGATTAACGCCACTCAAAATCAAATGCATGCCTGTTTTCTACTGCCTCAGATCTTACTCTTGACTCCCTTCATTTTTACCCAAacttttctgtctttttgaGTCTTACtccctctctgtatctctcttccttgccatctctttttgtgtgtctacctctctcacattctctctctctctctctctctctctctctctctctctctctctctctctctctctctctctctctctctctctctctctctctctctctctctctctctctctctctctctctctcttgtgtttCTGACaattcagaaaacaaacaagagcAGTTTCAGTCATAATACTCATAGTAAGTTCAGTATGCTGACTGGAAATTGTTATTTTTAACCCAGTAATTACTACCTTTGCAGGCTTGAACTTTACAGTTGATCTAAGGCAACACAGACCAAGTAATTGACAACTTGTCATTACTAGTAGTTGATACCCGTACTTGGTTTGACGTCCatattgtatacatgtatacattccTGCCAGTGCCACTGGGATTTGTGTTTACATTCTGCTGTTTGATTGTTACAGGTTACAGAGATGCAGCTGGTGATGGTAAATATTTGTTCTATATTTTTTCTTTTGAAACACCCGTCTGTCTTGTATGTGACGAAGGAACTCAGGCTGTTGGTCTATTGCAAAACAGGCATGTTTGCGCAAACATATAATATGGCATACAATCATGGGGGAAATTTCTACATTGAAAATGATACACATAATGTTTGAAAGAGATGCACAGCTGTAAAATGTTAAGTGTTTTGTTTCTGAAATACAGTTTTTTACTTTTAGGTGGTGAATCTATGATCGCTGCGCCACCTTTGATGGCTTTTGGTGATTTCTGGCGCAACTTCAGAAGCATGGATCACACTGCTGTGAAGGTAGGATGAAAAagtgagaacaaaacaaaacaacagtgACCTTTTGACACTTGATGCGATTTGGAGCTGCATTACCTTAGGGTGAAGACTGTTTCCTAGGCTAGTAAATTTCAGAAGGCACCAACCAATAGCTGCTAGGACATTTTGAAACGAAAAAGACGGGCATTTAATGTTGTTTGTGCTTCAAAGGTATTTTTATTTattacaatcacacacacacaaatgacagaaaaaacaaaaaaatatgggtCCTGGAAGCTTTTAAGCAAATACATgtaatacataaaaaaaaatctaacttttcacagaaagcagtcagaatgttgatttttggtactgtggaacccccccATTTCAGATCTAAAAAAACCTGAGAAACTCAGGTCATAAAAATGAGGGATTCTTAAATTAGGGGTAgatttgcagaggttatgaacagaaaatcttaaaaaggaggaaatcttAAATTGGACGGTCTTAACCGACGGGTTCCACTGTGTGAGTCCAgttggagggatgatcttagcTGAAGTAAAAGCCAGATCTGAGGTAGTGAGCGGAACTGTGTTcaggggaaggactgtgccttaaaCATTTTCTGTTGCTCTCATGTTGCTAGGACAAGATTCAGGTCACAGTGGAGAAAAACGGTTTTGCTGCCATCATCAGTCGGCTGTTCGGCCCTCCACGACTGCACAAAGATCTGCACGCTGAGAGGGAGCATGTGTTTTGCGTTGCTGCCAGTATGTTatggagagagaaggggagagaaatgagtttgtgtgtgagtgagagagagatctattggggaggggtgtgtgtgtgtgtgtgggggttatttttagagagagagaccacagtttctgtgcatgtgtgggCACATACATGTTCacatatctgtgtgtctgtaactgtgtgtgtgtgtgtgtgtgtgtgtgtgtgtgtgtgtgtgtgtgtgtgtgtgattggggACAGGAGGGTTGGAGGGAGAGAGGATGTAAATGTActctgcgtatgtgtgtgcacatgtgtgtgttggtaaatcgttctgtacaggcaaatccagctaactcacaaacggttaagtcaaaaattcgcttagcacacaaagaaattctggtccggaattatccctctttatctatgtgtacaaagtaccctgagctcgaaatgggatttctcttacgtaagtcgaaagacggatagcacacaacagaaagtcagtcccaaagacaaagtttactctatatttactacagcaactcgaaacacgaaacttggcgtctcacactagcgcattgtgtaaccttattcccttcttctctacacggacgTCACAccgactgaccagtcggcacgcaataaattatgaactgaagttaggagggggcgaggagtaaggagggggcgaggagtaaggagaattatctaactccaagaaaacattctgaaaaaggtgaggaagtggtgacaaggcagtgaacgcactcaccatgcactgacatcatacgaaagcagccacacaaacacagcacagaggcaggtgtgcagatgctttgtgagaataagcgttgaaaaccagtttgaataaaaaaaaccagcagatagagccgcatgtcataatcattcttcttgtctggctttattgactgcatgccgatcttgtggcagtgacttttcactcttcagtcggactgtacacaaaccgctctcactctccctcactgactaccctaagccctgacaactgatccttggaaattgtttggaagagtacacctctctatttctctccaatgctcttcctgctgacttcagtgacaccggacaccccactgagtttagccagctacccccccccccccctctctctctctctctctctctctctccccccagccatgtactgtttggtgctgtggccagagaggtgtcaccggctaattgaggccagctgcactgttcactcagagcaaaactagttgactgtgtctaacttttgacaaagcaacacaactgaagggttcacagattaggtaaccgactcactggtcaaggctgcagggaaacaagagtatcttgtcaatgaaagaggttacacacagatacgcgatgctgagaacggtggccgatttttcactctctttctcggagggccttcatcattgcagggactgctgtaaagaaatgcttgctcagaaactaactctttttgcattcaaacatgcaccagaactggtggacaccatcgacaatgtcaaacatgaaatcgaagcagtttgcttcaggaaacggtcgtcagcaactcaaacttctctgttttctttttttaagaaaatctgaggtgactttctttgtggccccgccccctccctctgtaaggacccccctccataaggaccgatttttgtcaacattttcaaggtcgctagagaggggttccactgtactatgaccaagtcgaaatttcggataggacacaataacaattcggtcccttcaatttcgtcttatccggatttgcctgtataTATCTGTCTTTGTACGAGTGTGAATATGCATGGACATGTTTTGAACTGATGAAAGCTTCCTCTGTTGTGGTGTGCGTtgttctgtttctctttttatcgATTTTTGATAAGCACAAGTaatacaagcaaacaaaacaacgtACAATAGTACAATGGTACTAGTGATAAGAGGGCACCCTTGGGGCCAGCCACAAGTGTCcctcaagggcggatctgggggggggggggttacacgggttacgtaaccccccaccccccaccccccccaaaaagaggtaatttattggctcaggatgcaccagatagctctattttgcttctttggataaaaaaatttttcgggggggcatgcccccggacccccctagaggcttaggcgccttcaacttgtatcttcgcagtcattttgtaacccccccctccaaagtgaattgatccgcccttgtcCCTACAATGCAGGTTACCTTTCATAAGAAGGCTACTTTGGTTCTGTTCACAGGCAAAGGAAGAAGACAAAGTGTCCTTTAGtaggaggtgtcctctcatcagaggggcatGGCATTACAGATACTACTGTACACAGCTGTCGACTATTGAGTGATGAGGGACTTCATAAAATTACAGAAATATGTTCCAACTGTTTCAGCTGCAATGGATAATGGAAACACCAATCACGTGCAGTCACTTCAGACTATTTACCGCGTGCTGACAGGCTCTCGTTTCAACTGTCAGCGTTATGGATCTCACTGGGAGGAGGTTGGTTTTCAAGGTAAGTGTTATCGTCATCCTTCGTGTTTTAAAATTAATCAGAGCCATTTTTTTAGATGTttttgggagagagagatacagagagagttTGACTTGGATAAGGGGGAGTTGGAGGGGCAGCAATATTAGAAAgtagaaacacacatacatacatttgaGCACATATCATGATGTGCACTTGCACTCATGCAAGTACCTGTCTGcagactcacacagacacacacatgcacacacttactctctctctcttgtgtgcGCACACAAGCACTAATACACACAGATTTCACGGACACCAGCCTGCAAAACAGCTCACCCTGAGATTCATGAACTGAATCCATACTTCAGGTCGCGATCCAGCCACGGACCTCAGGGGTGCTGGCATGCTGGGCTTGGTGCAGATGGTCAGCTTTCTGCAGGACGAAACCACCGCTCAGCTGGCCAGGGA
Encoded here:
- the LOC138981547 gene encoding uncharacterized protein, which produces MEMEADTGLDHFEIEITDTPDIEIQCSDNTPEDSENIGNQVQSLVSGASSAHEADFLRASLSDVVLTQSLQFTEKSIDFEDGSIKNSSAQFVESFDSIVRAKKADPDVFLAFENNDAAPKDETPEVCTDSGIGLTEPESSEAATFSPFSSSNEKPQDDIADFEDAMDPSLLTSTLKAEEEDSDDEFGFDLPGSKSDNGKSVIFSGGDNNIRENEATKPEESIKEADKTEVTESPGQTGTSVAAAPVLNVDKIISAQPVTAEAKIEAAPPQPDVIKVDEDEREQQDRSHIITSSAADWDNVETVEAGYRDAAGDGGESMIAAPPLMAFGDFWRNFRSMDHTAVKDKIQVTVEKNGFAAIISRLFGPPRLHKDLHAEREHVFCVAATAMDNGNTNHVQSLQTIYRVLTGSRFNCQRYGSHWEEVGFQGRDPATDLRGAGMLGLVQMVSFLQDETTAQLARDMYKLSLHPTQNFPFCVMCINISRISLQALREGILNRECNKQQSVMGVVNQFYAGALLHLYRLWKQGKTISDSGFVIRDVETRAKKHTKDLLKDLQTYITSQKAGNTTGGAPLPGQGEGDVSFFSVVKSDTKTAAELY